The following coding sequences are from one Diabrotica virgifera virgifera chromosome 2, PGI_DIABVI_V3a window:
- the LOC126880719 gene encoding uncharacterized protein LOC126880719: MYIYFFSLFRKWVISNFLRHYKIHFKDDGTNLTKKLPIKPQKPEIQTTILNFIKKDANKKCDLNQDFEDPRGNLFDLTDPNTDLNYGASTSSGLHLELTTELSQNDSFIDQNYEIHDEAQQNNPNGVFLHYNTDLDTDSPTDNQSSSQLRTIVVNDFSTEEHQGASQVVNDIPVSELEYNPDNSSPLEDFFFLDNVAEINQSNNGSEKVKSPKAKSLFDDSNSRRERSLRILNELPYHQTQITTFLNTINHAIDTNPEVTNTLSILTENQGFNKFNYGTKGLLKYLLDSAIRNSKNKSGHTNKFDDGMKRFWLYIFISAGRMSYEILHSNLKNILPSVTTIHRQLEEMNNILEGEVRIEDLKLYLQKRNYPPIIFISEDQTALIKKVQYDSASNQMVGFVAPLQEQTRFPRINKFPVDSVSDIENAFKNKTLAINAYIFMAQPLVDGSPAFCISIFGSDNRFTSEDVYKRWQYLIKEAGKHGITILGFSSDGDTRCLKSMKIISKLSFTSLNPYSPYFQANYNLENPAVFQDTIHISTKLKTRLLNENISMNMGGKRVSIDNIRYIIENYPRDKHLLCKSFLESSDKMNFNAIDKLSSEHATNMLKEVPNAEELQVIEKLRQNGISEAFLPWLYSSQPCEKVFRETRSMSSTFSTMINYTLLDVLRRLKRIQAMHEISTDLGPNFRFPRQENKRLGNNSSVFKVTEFPSTDEMINIIKKAQEDALSDAKKIGMEMNRDCCIEINLPTCDNPEEQEEEKQGRLSTDRLLRVKGMTVKNTHKGLSKKKQFRKKPGQGLQPAGNIKKRKMFRQPHERAHKDSTSESRSESDEISLESETLSEDFSDLEDCHNESTKMPVIQLESYYAVFYDTQWYLGRVINSYSSEKFKVKFLQQDLDTFKWPKKDDIQDVHKEFIFYGPDMKNIRQSHKRNTAGRKVIMVLNSILWDQTISKENKKRMITEIENTVNAETNRIGSLEKSCRKMEDLEEKGLPRESKGQSQRP; the protein is encoded by the exons ATGTACATTTATTTCTTCAGCCTATTCAGAAAATGGGTGATTTCAAACTTCCTGAGACattataaaatacattttaaagatGATGGAACCAACTTAACTAAAAAATTACCGATTAAACCGCAGAAACCCGAAATTCAGACCACTATACTTAACTTTATAAAAAAAGATGCTAATAAAAAATGTGACTTAAACCAAGATTTTGAAGATCCAAGAGGAAATCTCTTTGACCTAACCGATCCCAATACAGATTTAAATTATGGAGCTTCGACATCATCTGGATTGCACTTGGAATTGACTACTGAATTGAGTCAAAATGATTCGTTCATTGACCAAAATTACGAAATTCATGATGAGGCACAGCAAAATAATCCTAATGGGGTTTTTTTACACTATAACACAGACCTCGACACAGACTCTCCAACAGATAATCAATCGTCGAGTCAACTAAGAACAATTGTTGTTAATGATTTTTCTACTGAGGAACATCAAGGAGCCAGCCAAGTTGTAAATGATATCCCAGTATCTGAATTAGAGTATAATCCAGACAATTCATCTCCATTggaagattttttctttcttgaCAATGTAGCGGAAATCAATCAAAGCAATAATGGTTCTGAAAAAGTAAAGTCTCCCAAAGCTAAATCTTTATTTGATGATAGCAATTCCAGAAGAGAAAGAAGCTTGCGCATATTAAATGAGTTACCATATCATCAAACACAAATAACAACTTTTCTAAATACCATAAATCATGCCATAGACACTAACCCAGAAGTTACAAACACCCTAAGTATCCTTACCGAAAATCAAGgctttaataaatttaattatggCACCAAAGGCCTACTAAAATATCTATTAGACTCAGCAATAAGAAACTCTAAAAATAAATCAGGACACACAAATAAATTTGATGATGGAATGAAACGATTCTGGCTTTATATATTCATTAGCGCAGGAAGGATGAGTTATGAAATATTGCactcaaatttaaaaaatatactgcCTTCTGTCACAACTATTCACAGACAACTAGaagaaatgaataatatattagaGGGTGAAGTGAGAATTGAAGACTTAAAACTTTATTTACAAAAGAGAAATTATCCACCCATAATTTTTATATCCGAAGATCAAACTGCACTCATCAAAAAAGTCCAATATGATTCAGCTTCAAATCAAATGGTTGGCTTTGTAGCACCTTTACAGGAACAGACGAGATTTCCTCGCATTAACAAATTCCCAGTTGATTCAGTTAGCGACATTGAAAATGCTTTTAAGAATAAAACATTAGCAATAAATGCATATATTTTTATGGCTCAGCCATTAGTAGATGGATCACCCGCATTTTGTATATCAATATTTGGCAGTGATAATAGATTTACCTCAGAAGATGTTTATAAACGATGGCAATATCTCATAAAGGAAGCAGGAAAACATGGAATTACAATTTTGGGCTTTTCAAGCGATGGTGACACTCGGTgcttaaaaagtatgaaaattatATCGAAATTGTCATTTACTTCATTGAACCCTTACTCTCCCTATTTTCAG gCGAATTACAATTTAGAAAATCCAGCAGTTTTTCAAGACACTATACATATATCAACGAAGCTTAAGACTCgtttattaaatgaaaatatttctatGAATATGGGAGGAAAACGAGTATCTATTGACAATATCCGGTACATAATTGAAAACTATCCTAGAGATAAACACTTATTATGCAAGAGCTTCCTTGAAT CTTCCGACAAAATGAACTTCAATGCAATAGACAAGTTAAGTTCTGAACATGCCACAAATATGCTTAAGGAAGTTCCCAACGCCGAAGAGCTACAAG TCATTGAAAAACTTCGGCAAAATGGAATTTCAGAAGCTTTTCTTCCATGGCTGTATAGCAGTCAGCCATGTGAAAAAGTATTTAGAGAAACTCGGTCCATGAGTAGCACATTTTCAACTATGATAAATTATACACTGCTGGATGTTTTAAGAAGATTAAAACGTATACAAGCTATGCATGAGATAAGCACAGACTTAG GTCCCAATTTTAGATTCCCCAGGCAAGAAAACAAACGACTTGGAAATAATTCAAGTGTCTTTAAAGTAACTGAGTTTCCATCAACTGATGAAAtgattaacataattaaaaaggcCCAAGAAGACGCACTATCTGACGCTAAAAAAATTGGGATGGAAATGAACAGGGATTGTTGTATAGAAATTAATTTACCGACTTGTGACAATCCGGAAGAGCAAGAAGAG GAAAAACAGGGTCGTTTATCAACCGACAGACTGCTCCGAGTAAAGGGAATGACAGTTAAAAATACGCATAAGgggttatcaaaaaaaaaacagttcaGGAAAAAGCCAGGCCAAGGACTTCAACCAGCAGGCAatatcaaaaaaagaaaaatgtttcgTCAACCTCATGAACGAGCTCATAAAGATAGTACATCTGAATCTCGATCTGAATCAGATGAGATTAGCTTAGAAAGTGAAACTTTGAGTGAAGATTTCTCTGACTTAGAAGATTGCCATAACGAAAGTACAAAAATGCCAGTAATTCAGCTAGAATCTTATTATGCTGTGTTTTATGATACACAATGGTATCTAGGGCGTGTCATCAACAGCTACAGCTCAGAAAAgtttaaagtgaaatttttacAACAAGACCTGGATACTTTTAAGTGGCCCAAAAAAGATGATATCCAAGATGTTCACAAAGAGTTTATATTTTATGGACCA GACATGAAAAACATTAGACAAAGCCATAAGAGAAATACAGCAGGTAGAAAAGTCATTATGGTGTTAAACAGTATTTTATGGGACCAAAccatcagcaaagaaaataaaaagaggatGATCACTGAAATAGAGAACACTGTCAATGCTGAGACCAACAGAATTGGATCTttggagaagagctgcaggaagatggaagatctagaagagaaaggaTTACCAAGGGAGTCAAAGGGACAATCACAGAGGCCTTAA